The Cervus canadensis isolate Bull #8, Minnesota chromosome 9, ASM1932006v1, whole genome shotgun sequence genome contains a region encoding:
- the TPT1 gene encoding translationally-controlled tumor protein, with the protein MRSGSGRVGLFRPLPPPPERRSGRTALALSFGLLLSQRRCRLPPVAIMIIYRDLISHDEMFSDIYKIREVADGLCLEVEGKMVSRTEGNIDDSLIGGNASAEGPEGEGTESTVITGVDIVMNHHLQETSFTKEAYKKYIKDYMKSIKGKLEEQRPERVKPFMTGAAEQIKHILANFKNYQFFIGENMNPDGMVALLDYREDGVTPYMIFFKDGLEMEKC; encoded by the exons ATGAGGTCGGGGAGCGGCAGAGTCGGCCTTTTCCGcccgctcccccctccccccgagcGCCGCTCCGGCCGCACTGCGCTCGCTCTGAGCTTCGGGCTCCTGCTAAGCCAGCGCCGCTGTCGCCTCCCTCCAGTCGCCATCATGATCATCTACCGGGACCTCATTAGCC ATGACGAGATGTTCTCCGACATCTACAAGATCCGGGAGGTCGCGGACGGGCTGTGTCTGGAGGTGGAGGGGAAG ATGGTCAGTAGGACAGAGGGTAACATCGATGACTCGCTCATTGGTGGAAATGCCTCCGCTGAAGGCCCCGAGGGCGAAGGTACCGAAAGCACAGTAATCACTGGTGTCGACATTGTCATGAACCATCACTTGCAGGAAACCAGCTTCACAAAAGAAGCCTACAAGAAGTACATCAAAGATTACATGAAGTC AATCAAAGGGAAACTTGAAGAACAGAGACCAGAAAGAGTAAAACCTTTTATGACAGGGGCTGCAGAACAAATCAAGCACATCCTTGCTAATTTCAAAAACTATCAg TTCTTTATTGGTGAAAACATGAATCCAGATGGCATGGTTGCTCTGCTGGACTACCGTGAGGATGGTGTAACCCCATATATGATTTTCTTTAAGGATGGTTTAGAGATGGAAAAATGT TAA